The following proteins come from a genomic window of Micromonospora zamorensis:
- a CDS encoding winged helix DNA-binding domain-containing protein translates to MTGQTPPQVDRRQVLAYRAAAQQLDRSGGPRPGDLAVLALGVQDTPYGTARQALAARGATGPDDRLELVWSMRGAPHLHRRAELPALAAAIWPLSDADATRRIPGQIGAGARLGLAAFRATAEAFQSVVTTELERGVVSRAVSDRVPSELTYDCRVCQARHISGAVFQQAGLAGGVRLVVSGRAARLAPLPERTDPPTAAAHTAELVTTYLRLLGPATPADAAGFLGSSATELRRVWPTGLVEVRVHGRPAWLPADAVEALTNAPPPRLVRLLPPGDPFLAGRDRDLLVPEREHQKQLWRAIGNPGALLVDGEVTGTWRARQAGKKRLELTVTPWSPLSARVRRDVDAEAATVAAARGVTDVRLQFDQS, encoded by the coding sequence ATGACCGGGCAGACACCACCACAGGTCGACCGGCGGCAGGTGCTCGCCTACCGGGCGGCGGCCCAGCAGCTCGACCGCTCCGGTGGCCCTCGTCCGGGCGACCTGGCCGTTCTGGCTCTCGGCGTGCAGGACACGCCCTACGGCACCGCCCGGCAGGCACTGGCGGCGCGCGGCGCGACCGGGCCGGACGACCGCCTGGAGCTGGTCTGGTCGATGCGCGGCGCCCCGCACCTGCACCGCCGGGCCGAGTTGCCGGCGCTGGCCGCGGCGATCTGGCCGCTCAGTGACGCCGACGCCACCCGCCGGATCCCGGGCCAGATCGGCGCGGGTGCGCGGCTCGGGCTGGCCGCCTTCCGGGCCACCGCCGAGGCGTTCCAGTCGGTGGTCACCACCGAGTTGGAGCGCGGCGTGGTGAGCCGTGCCGTCTCCGACCGGGTGCCCAGCGAGCTGACCTACGACTGCCGGGTGTGCCAGGCCCGGCACATCTCCGGTGCGGTCTTTCAACAGGCCGGGCTCGCCGGTGGGGTGCGCCTCGTGGTGTCCGGCCGCGCCGCCCGGCTCGCCCCACTGCCCGAGCGCACCGACCCGCCCACCGCCGCCGCGCACACCGCCGAGCTGGTCACGACATACCTGCGGCTGCTCGGCCCGGCCACCCCGGCCGACGCCGCCGGCTTCCTCGGCTCCTCGGCGACGGAGCTGCGTCGGGTCTGGCCGACGGGCCTGGTCGAGGTGCGTGTCCACGGGCGACCCGCCTGGCTTCCGGCAGACGCGGTCGAGGCGCTGACCAACGCGCCGCCGCCCCGGCTGGTGCGGCTGCTGCCGCCGGGCGATCCGTTCCTCGCTGGTCGCGATCGTGACCTGCTGGTGCCCGAACGCGAGCACCAGAAGCAACTGTGGCGAGCCATCGGCAATCCGGGTGCGCTGCTGGTGGACGGGGAGGTGACCGGCACCTGGCGGGCACGGCAGGCCGGAAAGAAGCGACTGGAGTTGACCGTCACCCCGTGGTCGCCGCTGTCCGCCCGGGTCCGACGCGATGTCGACGCCGAGGCCGCGACGGTGGCCGCCGCTCGTGGGGTCACCGACGTGCGGCTCCAGTTCGACCAGTCCTGA
- a CDS encoding CBS domain-containing protein, with translation MTTVGEFMTTRLVTMDGNDTLIAAAQEMRDSAIGDVVVTDGDSVVGIVTDRDITVRGVAENMDPGSTQLNQITTRDVITVSQYDDVVAAADLMRTYAVRRLPVIDDGRLVGLISMGDLAVEREPQSVLADISADDPNN, from the coding sequence ATGACAACGGTCGGAGAGTTCATGACGACCCGGTTGGTGACGATGGACGGCAACGACACGCTCATCGCCGCCGCGCAGGAGATGCGTGACAGCGCGATTGGCGATGTGGTGGTGACCGACGGCGACAGCGTGGTCGGCATCGTCACGGACCGGGACATCACGGTCCGAGGTGTCGCGGAGAACATGGACCCGGGCTCGACGCAGCTCAACCAGATCACCACCCGCGACGTGATCACGGTGAGCCAGTACGACGACGTGGTGGCCGCCGCTGACCTGATGCGTACGTACGCCGTACGCCGGCTCCCGGTGATCGACGACGGGCGTCTTGTCGGCCTGATCTCGATGGGTGACCTCGCGGTCGAGCGTGAACCGCAGTCGGTGCTCGCAGACATCAGCGCCGACGATCCAAACAACTGA
- a CDS encoding nucleotidyltransferase family protein has translation MTTGEQELRELVAGCAWFTRALTVVRDSGLPDAWIGAGALRDLVWGERYGDGFDPTTVRDVDVVFFDPTRLTRDDDHRATARLTAAWPDPPWQARNQAAVHTWYAARFGGDPIEPYRSVAEAVATWPEYATAVVVRLDPADRLEVCAPYGLADLLGGVWRHNPARVDVARSRQRLARHRPAQRWPGVTVIEPG, from the coding sequence ATGACGACGGGCGAGCAGGAGTTGCGGGAGTTGGTCGCCGGCTGCGCCTGGTTCACCCGGGCACTGACAGTGGTGCGTGACTCCGGGCTGCCGGACGCCTGGATCGGCGCGGGCGCCCTGCGCGACCTGGTCTGGGGCGAGCGGTACGGCGACGGGTTCGACCCGACGACGGTCCGGGACGTGGACGTGGTCTTCTTCGACCCGACGAGGCTGACCCGCGACGACGACCACCGCGCCACCGCCCGCCTGACGGCGGCGTGGCCCGACCCGCCGTGGCAGGCACGCAACCAGGCGGCGGTGCACACCTGGTACGCGGCGAGGTTCGGCGGCGACCCGATCGAGCCGTACCGCAGCGTGGCCGAGGCGGTGGCCACCTGGCCGGAGTACGCGACGGCGGTGGTCGTCCGGCTGGACCCGGCCGACCGCCTGGAGGTCTGCGCCCCGTACGGCCTGGCGGATCTGCTGGGCGGGGTCTGGCGGCACAACCCGGCCCGGGTGGACGTGGCCCGGTCCCGGCAGCGGTTGGCCCGGCACCGACCCGCGCAGCGCTGGCCCGGGGTGACCGTGATCGAACCGGGCTGA
- a CDS encoding PPOX class F420-dependent oxidoreductase, with protein MPDDRVQQALTDLVAGRSMGVLATIKRDGRPQLSTVVYSFDRDAGLIRVSVTGGRAKTANLRRDPRASFHVGSEDGWAYAVVECRAELTTPAAEPGDETVEELVALYRGLRGDHPDWDEYRQAMVDEARLVLRLHVERIYGMPPRG; from the coding sequence GTGCCGGATGACCGCGTCCAGCAGGCGTTGACCGATCTGGTCGCCGGGCGCTCGATGGGCGTCCTCGCCACGATCAAGCGGGACGGGCGGCCACAGCTGTCCACAGTGGTCTATTCCTTCGACCGCGACGCCGGCCTGATCCGGGTCTCGGTCACCGGCGGCCGGGCCAAGACCGCCAACCTGCGCCGGGACCCCCGGGCCAGCTTCCACGTCGGCAGCGAGGACGGCTGGGCGTACGCGGTGGTCGAGTGCCGTGCCGAGCTGACCACGCCGGCCGCCGAGCCCGGCGACGAGACCGTCGAGGAGTTGGTGGCGCTCTACCGGGGGCTGCGCGGCGACCACCCCGACTGGGACGAATACCGCCAGGCCATGGTCGACGAGGCGCGGCTGGTGCTGCGCCTGCACGTGGAACGCATCTACGGGATGCCGCCCCGGGGCTGA
- a CDS encoding aspartate-semialdehyde dehydrogenase produces the protein MRIGIVGSTGQVGGVMRQVLAERKFPAEQVRLFASARSAGRTLPWRDGEVTVEDAATADYSGLDIVLFSAGKGTARELAPRVAEAGAVVIDNSSAFRMDPQVPLVVAEVNPHAALDRPKGIIANPNCTTMAAMPVLRPLHAEAGLIGLVVSTYQAVSGAGLAGVAELDEQVRKVAEHAAGLAFDGSAVEFPAPRSFTQPIAFNVLPLAGSIVDDGSFETDEEQKLRNESRKILEIPDLKVSGTCVRVPVFTGHSLQINARFARPLTPQRAHELLADAPGVALTDVPTPLQAAGQDPTYVGRIRADETADYGLALFCSNDNLRKGAALNAVQIAELVAAERR, from the coding sequence ATGAGGATCGGCATTGTGGGGTCCACCGGCCAGGTCGGTGGCGTGATGCGGCAGGTGCTGGCGGAACGGAAGTTCCCGGCGGAGCAGGTGCGGTTGTTCGCCTCGGCGCGGTCGGCCGGGCGGACACTGCCGTGGCGCGACGGTGAGGTGACAGTCGAGGACGCCGCGACCGCGGACTACTCCGGCCTGGACATCGTGCTCTTCTCGGCCGGTAAGGGCACGGCCCGGGAGCTGGCACCCCGGGTCGCCGAGGCCGGCGCCGTGGTGATCGACAACTCCTCGGCGTTCCGGATGGATCCGCAGGTGCCGCTGGTGGTCGCCGAGGTCAACCCGCACGCGGCCCTCGACCGCCCGAAGGGCATCATCGCCAACCCCAACTGCACCACGATGGCCGCGATGCCGGTGCTGCGCCCGCTGCACGCCGAGGCTGGTCTGATCGGCCTGGTCGTCTCCACGTACCAGGCGGTCTCCGGTGCCGGGCTGGCCGGCGTCGCCGAGCTGGACGAGCAGGTCCGCAAGGTCGCCGAGCACGCCGCGGGGCTGGCCTTCGACGGCTCGGCCGTGGAGTTTCCCGCGCCGCGCTCGTTCACCCAGCCGATCGCCTTCAACGTGCTCCCACTGGCCGGCTCGATCGTCGACGACGGCTCGTTCGAGACCGACGAGGAGCAGAAGCTGCGCAACGAGAGCCGCAAGATCCTCGAAATCCCCGACCTGAAGGTGTCCGGCACCTGCGTCCGGGTGCCGGTCTTCACCGGTCACTCGTTGCAGATCAACGCCCGGTTCGCCCGGCCGCTCACCCCGCAGCGCGCACACGAGCTGCTGGCCGACGCGCCCGGTGTGGCGCTGACCGACGTGCCGACGCCGTTGCAGGCCGCCGGCCAGGACCCGACGTACGTGGGTCGGATCCGCGCCGACGAGACCGCTGATTACGGGCTGGCCCTGTTCTGCTCCAACGACAACCTGCGTAAGGGCGCCGCGCTGAACGCGGTGCAGATCGCCGAGCTGGTCGCCGCCGAACGCCGCTGA
- a CDS encoding M16 family metallopeptidase: MTLIADRPGPGAARPYRFPPVVRRTVAGGQVVAAHLPGQNLAVALLLLDVGAGQEPVGKEGLSGVLAKALEEGTAQRDAAAYALAVEGLGTALMTGLDWDSFQASVVIPVDRLSAAVELLAEAVRTPKLDPADVRRVRDDEATALRMDWANPGPRADAALRADLFGAENRWGRPMHGDPDSVAGLDVEDVTVFHSEWFLRPGTLIVAGDLDRIDLDALAAAAFAGTGGGPAERGGPLDVPLHTGRRIILVDRPGSVQSTLRLGHPSPHRAHPDHVPMTLAGTVLGGAFTSRLNHLLREVHGYTYGIRGDFASSRRFGRFAVSSGVQTAVTAPALVEAVGEITRTQASGVTEDELEVARSWRAGQLSVELQSPRAIASALTTLVVHDLPDDYHARLRESLLAADVDQVSAAAATHLHPDALTLVIEGDAAVIRDDLNAAALGDLITITNP, translated from the coding sequence ATGACGCTGATCGCCGACCGTCCCGGCCCGGGCGCCGCCCGCCCGTACCGGTTTCCGCCGGTGGTCCGCCGCACGGTGGCCGGCGGCCAGGTCGTCGCCGCGCACCTGCCCGGGCAGAACCTCGCCGTGGCGCTGCTGCTGCTCGACGTGGGCGCGGGCCAGGAGCCGGTCGGCAAGGAGGGTCTGTCCGGCGTGCTGGCCAAGGCGTTGGAGGAGGGGACCGCGCAGCGGGACGCCGCCGCGTACGCCCTCGCCGTCGAGGGGCTCGGCACCGCGTTGATGACCGGGCTGGACTGGGACTCGTTCCAGGCCAGCGTGGTGATCCCGGTGGACCGGCTCAGCGCGGCCGTGGAGCTGCTCGCCGAGGCGGTGCGGACGCCCAAGCTGGACCCCGCCGATGTGCGCCGGGTCCGCGACGACGAGGCGACCGCACTCCGGATGGACTGGGCCAACCCGGGCCCGCGCGCCGACGCCGCGCTGCGCGCGGACCTGTTCGGCGCGGAGAACCGCTGGGGACGGCCGATGCACGGCGACCCGGACTCGGTCGCCGGGTTGGACGTGGAGGACGTCACGGTCTTCCACTCCGAGTGGTTCCTGCGCCCCGGCACCCTGATCGTCGCCGGTGACCTGGACCGGATCGACCTGGACGCGCTCGCCGCCGCGGCGTTCGCCGGCACCGGCGGCGGTCCGGCCGAGCGGGGTGGCCCGCTCGACGTGCCGCTGCACACCGGCCGGCGGATCATCCTGGTGGACCGTCCCGGCTCGGTGCAGTCGACGCTGCGACTGGGTCACCCGTCGCCGCACCGGGCACACCCCGACCACGTGCCGATGACGCTCGCCGGCACGGTGCTCGGCGGGGCGTTCACCTCCCGGCTCAACCACCTGCTGCGCGAGGTTCACGGCTACACGTACGGCATCCGGGGCGACTTCGCGTCGTCCCGGCGGTTCGGGCGGTTCGCGGTCAGCTCCGGCGTGCAGACGGCGGTCACCGCGCCGGCCCTGGTCGAGGCGGTCGGCGAGATCACCCGTACCCAGGCCAGCGGGGTCACCGAGGACGAGCTGGAGGTGGCGCGGTCCTGGCGGGCGGGGCAGCTCTCCGTCGAGTTGCAGAGCCCCCGGGCGATCGCCTCCGCGTTGACCACGCTGGTGGTGCACGACCTGCCGGACGACTACCACGCCCGCCTGCGGGAGTCGCTGCTCGCCGCCGACGTGGACCAGGTCTCCGCAGCGGCGGCCACCCACCTGCACCCGGACGCGCTGACCCTGGTCATCGAAGGCGACGCCGCGGTCATTCGCGACGACCTGAATGCGGCAGCCCTGGGCGACCTCATCACCATCACCAACCCCTGA
- a CDS encoding M16 family metallopeptidase: MPDSGYPWPIETSRLDNGLRVVVSEDRTAPAVAVNLWYDVGSRHEPAGQTGFAHLFEHLMFEGSVNVAKTEHMKLIQGSGGSLNATTNPDRTNYFETVPAEHLELALWLEADRMGGLVPALTQETLDNQRDVVKNERRQRYENVPYGDAWLRLLPLLYPPGHPYHHATIGSMADLNAADLATFQAFHQTYYAPNNAVLTVVGDATASDVFALADKYFGALPARDDIPSAPDGRSVPATGQTAVESVSADVPAPRVYIAHRSYPFGTPGYNVITVLATILGSGRGSRLYQRLADGERIAQPDLVGAYGVDLAHAPAPLIATATARPGVSAERLAEGLAEVVDELATVPVTAAELDRAKALLSTGWWRQLSTVDGRADLLGRYATQFGDPARIADQLPGLLAVTAEQIAEAAAEVLATDRVVLTYLPEETS; encoded by the coding sequence ATGCCCGACAGCGGTTACCCCTGGCCCATCGAGACGTCCCGACTGGACAACGGCCTGCGCGTGGTGGTGAGTGAGGACCGCACGGCGCCGGCCGTGGCCGTCAACCTCTGGTACGACGTCGGCTCCCGGCACGAGCCGGCCGGGCAGACCGGCTTCGCCCATCTCTTCGAGCACCTGATGTTCGAGGGTTCGGTGAACGTGGCGAAGACCGAGCACATGAAGCTGATCCAGGGCTCCGGCGGCTCGCTCAACGCCACCACCAATCCGGACCGGACCAACTACTTCGAGACGGTGCCGGCCGAGCACCTGGAGCTTGCTCTCTGGCTGGAGGCCGACCGGATGGGCGGCCTGGTCCCGGCGCTCACCCAGGAGACGCTGGACAACCAGCGCGACGTGGTCAAGAACGAGCGCCGGCAGCGCTACGAGAATGTCCCGTACGGGGACGCCTGGCTGCGGTTGCTGCCCCTGCTCTACCCGCCGGGGCACCCGTACCATCACGCGACGATCGGCTCGATGGCCGACCTGAACGCCGCCGACCTCGCCACCTTCCAGGCGTTTCACCAGACCTACTACGCGCCCAACAACGCGGTGCTCACCGTGGTCGGCGACGCAACCGCCTCGGATGTGTTCGCACTGGCCGACAAGTATTTCGGTGCCCTTCCCGCGCGCGACGACATCCCGTCGGCCCCGGATGGCCGCAGCGTCCCGGCCACCGGGCAGACGGCCGTCGAGTCGGTGAGCGCCGACGTGCCGGCGCCCCGGGTGTACATCGCCCACCGCAGCTATCCGTTCGGCACCCCCGGCTACAACGTGATCACCGTGCTCGCCACCATCCTCGGCAGCGGTCGGGGCAGCCGGCTCTACCAGCGGCTCGCCGACGGTGAGCGGATCGCCCAGCCGGACCTGGTCGGGGCGTACGGGGTGGACCTCGCGCACGCCCCGGCGCCGCTGATCGCCACCGCCACCGCCCGCCCCGGAGTGAGCGCCGAGCGGCTCGCCGAAGGGTTGGCCGAGGTCGTCGACGAGCTGGCCACCGTGCCGGTCACCGCCGCGGAGCTGGACCGGGCCAAGGCGTTGCTCAGCACCGGGTGGTGGCGTCAGCTGTCCACCGTGGACGGTCGCGCGGACCTGCTCGGCCGGTACGCCACGCAGTTCGGCGACCCGGCCCGCATCGCCGACCAGTTGCCGGGCCTGCTCGCGGTGACCGCCGAGCAGATCGCCGAGGCCGCCGCCGAGGTGCTCGCCACCGACCGGGTGGTCCTGACCTACCTGCCCGAGGAGACCTCATGA
- a CDS encoding phosphodiesterase: MTVTPPPSAGWAATAVERASAALGRRRHGRLLHPAGHSFAGETMIWGTPGPPVGVGLLDEPGRYRATVRISKGTPTPGSWPDVLGLALRLHRDGERPFDLLVSSSGAAPLLRNLPLPRRRFTGTYTTIMCYRVGRRRIWLAALADPDSVGLGRSLSTVAAATRADTPRLVLAVASAVGSWRPVGQVSFGAQLSAEEDAALAFDPVRNLPPELRVAGPLAWLREQTYRGSRRARGATAQSGGSTATTV; the protein is encoded by the coding sequence ATGACCGTCACTCCGCCCCCGTCCGCCGGCTGGGCCGCCACCGCCGTCGAACGCGCCAGCGCCGCGCTCGGCCGGCGGCGCCACGGCCGGCTGCTGCATCCGGCCGGTCACTCTTTCGCCGGCGAGACGATGATCTGGGGTACGCCCGGACCACCCGTCGGTGTCGGTCTGCTGGACGAGCCCGGCCGGTACCGGGCCACCGTCCGGATCTCCAAGGGCACGCCGACGCCCGGCAGTTGGCCGGACGTGCTGGGTCTCGCGCTGCGCCTGCACCGCGACGGCGAGCGTCCCTTCGACCTGCTGGTCAGTTCCAGCGGCGCGGCCCCGCTGCTGCGCAACCTGCCGCTGCCCCGACGCCGCTTCACCGGGACGTACACCACGATCATGTGTTACCGCGTGGGCCGTCGCCGGATCTGGCTGGCCGCGCTGGCCGACCCCGACTCGGTCGGCCTGGGGCGCAGCCTGAGCACGGTGGCCGCCGCGACCCGGGCCGACACGCCGCGTCTGGTGCTCGCGGTCGCGTCCGCCGTGGGGTCGTGGCGGCCGGTGGGGCAGGTCAGCTTCGGTGCGCAGCTCAGCGCCGAGGAGGACGCCGCGCTCGCGTTCGACCCGGTGCGCAACCTGCCACCCGAACTGCGGGTGGCAGGTCCGCTGGCCTGGCTGCGCGAGCAGACCTACCGGGGGTCACGCCGGGCACGTGGTGCGACAGCTCAGTCCGGGGGCTCGACCGCGACCACCGTCTGA
- a CDS encoding 3-deoxy-7-phosphoheptulonate synthase, translated as MPTVTTPETNRVSDQRIDRVVPLTTPALLHHELPLDAPLASAVLTGRRAVGRVLDREDDRLLVVVGPCSVHDPAAALDYAERLRVAADRVADDLLIVMRVYFEKPRSTVGWKGLINDPGLDGSGDVNTGLRLARALLLDVLRLGLPVGCEFLDPITPQYIADTVAWGAIGARTVESQVHRQLASGLSMPIGMKNRPDGSIGTAVDAIRAAGVPHVFPGIDFSGTPAIMHTRGNTDGHLVLRGGGGRPNYDAESVAGALDLLRAADLPERLVIDASHANSGKDHRNQPKVAADVAAQLAAGQRGITGVMLESFLLPGRQELDPTRELEYGRSVTDACLGWDDTAEVLDHLASAVRARRATLPTTV; from the coding sequence ATGCCCACCGTGACGACCCCGGAGACCAATCGGGTCAGCGATCAGCGGATCGACCGTGTCGTGCCGTTGACCACGCCCGCACTCCTGCACCACGAGTTACCCCTGGACGCCCCGCTCGCCTCGGCCGTGCTGACCGGCCGCCGCGCGGTGGGTCGGGTGCTCGACCGCGAGGACGACCGCCTGCTCGTGGTGGTCGGCCCCTGCTCGGTGCACGATCCGGCCGCCGCCCTCGACTACGCCGAGCGTCTGCGCGTGGCCGCCGACCGGGTGGCTGACGACCTGCTGATCGTCATGCGGGTCTACTTCGAGAAGCCGCGCTCCACTGTCGGCTGGAAGGGCCTGATCAACGACCCGGGCCTGGACGGCAGTGGGGACGTCAACACCGGCCTACGGCTCGCCCGGGCGCTGCTGCTCGACGTGCTGCGTCTCGGCCTGCCGGTGGGTTGCGAGTTCCTCGACCCGATCACCCCGCAGTACATCGCGGACACGGTGGCCTGGGGCGCGATCGGTGCCCGCACCGTGGAGAGCCAGGTGCACCGGCAGCTCGCCTCCGGCCTGTCCATGCCGATCGGCATGAAGAACCGCCCCGACGGCAGCATCGGCACGGCCGTGGACGCGATCCGCGCCGCCGGGGTGCCGCACGTCTTCCCCGGCATCGACTTCTCCGGCACCCCGGCGATCATGCACACCCGGGGGAATACGGATGGGCACCTGGTGCTGCGCGGCGGCGGCGGCCGGCCCAACTACGACGCCGAGTCGGTCGCCGGCGCGCTCGACCTGCTGCGCGCGGCCGACCTGCCGGAGCGGCTGGTGATCGACGCCAGTCACGCCAACAGCGGCAAGGACCACCGCAACCAGCCGAAGGTCGCCGCGGACGTGGCCGCCCAACTGGCTGCCGGCCAGCGTGGGATCACCGGTGTGATGCTGGAGTCGTTCCTGCTGCCGGGCCGGCAGGAGCTCGACCCGACCCGGGAGCTGGAGTACGGCCGCTCGGTCACCGACGCCTGCCTCGGTTGGGACGACACCGCCGAGGTGCTCGACCACCTGGCCTCCGCCGTACGGGCCCGCAGGGCCACCCTGCCGACGACGGTGTGA
- a CDS encoding helix-turn-helix domain-containing protein, whose product MSNELGAFLSARRALVTPQQAGIPNGGVRRVPGLRREEVAMLAGVSADYYLRLERGRDRNPSVQVLESIARVLQLDDEHLAHLLTLVAGAPRKRRRRARRETVPSGALKLLDSLVQPAFIEGRYFDILASNSLATALSPGLVEGGNQLRDLFLNPAEQALHPDWENITECFVANLRQAVGTDIDDPRFIELTGELSLASARFRQLWARHEVRGQRGTPIRIDHPQVGELVLNRERLSIAGTEGLMLVVYHPDAGSDNAEKLTLLASAGLPTTAEGVLPDPRLKRAPGTPVERA is encoded by the coding sequence ATGTCGAACGAGCTTGGTGCTTTCCTGAGTGCTCGGCGGGCCCTGGTGACACCGCAGCAGGCCGGCATTCCCAACGGGGGCGTGCGACGCGTGCCGGGCCTGCGGCGCGAGGAGGTCGCCATGCTCGCCGGTGTCAGCGCGGACTACTACCTGCGCCTGGAGCGTGGCCGCGACCGAAATCCGTCCGTGCAGGTGCTGGAGTCCATCGCCCGCGTACTGCAGCTCGACGACGAGCACCTGGCCCATCTGCTGACGCTGGTTGCGGGCGCTCCCCGCAAGCGCAGACGCCGAGCGCGCCGGGAGACCGTTCCGTCCGGTGCGCTCAAGCTCCTGGACTCCCTCGTCCAGCCCGCGTTCATCGAGGGACGGTACTTCGACATCCTGGCCTCGAACAGCCTCGCCACAGCTCTTTCTCCAGGCCTCGTGGAAGGCGGCAACCAGCTCAGGGACCTGTTCCTGAACCCCGCCGAGCAGGCGCTGCACCCGGATTGGGAAAACATCACGGAGTGCTTCGTCGCGAACCTGCGACAGGCCGTGGGCACGGACATCGACGACCCCCGCTTCATCGAGCTCACCGGAGAGCTGTCCCTGGCGAGCGCCCGATTCCGTCAGCTCTGGGCCCGCCATGAGGTACGCGGCCAGCGCGGGACACCGATTCGGATCGACCACCCCCAGGTCGGCGAACTCGTCCTCAACCGGGAACGGCTGAGCATCGCCGGAACCGAGGGCCTGATGCTCGTCGTCTACCACCCCGACGCCGGCTCCGACAACGCCGAGAAGCTGACCCTCCTGGCCTCCGCGGGCCTGCCCACGACCGCAGAGGGGGTCCTGCCAGACCCCAGGCTGAAGAGGGCTCCAGGTACGCCGGTGGAACGCGCATAG